TCCGCAAACTTCCCAGAGTTTGACTCTCCGGTCCAAGCCTCCTGTCGCCAGTAACCGAGAGCCAGGGCTGAACTGCACCGCATTCACCTCCCCATCATGTGCATCCTAGCGGGGTGGAAAAGAAACAGGACATGAAGAGTTATAGATGGTATCAAGAGACACTCCGGTCTACGAGAGATACTGCAAGCTTGAAGCATGAACCACACTCACACAGTGTAACACCAAGTGGATCATTTGTCAAAACTACtattttcctgtttgatttcaaCTACATGAAACCAAGCATATATAACAACCAGATCTTTAGAATAAACACCCCTACAACAATGGCTGTGGTCTCTCAACCAACTAAGATGGTTAGGGGACTCCTGCCCATTATATTTTAAATGGAACAAATTTCTCCTCTATTCACAATCACGAGGTCTCAGCTTGAAAACTAAAGATCATGCACATTAAGACACATCCCAAAACTACTAGCTCCTTGAGTCACTTTGTCAGATAGCAGTCGGTGCCAAGCCACTTACACTTTGGCAGCATGCACTGACTTTATCCGCATATTGTCAGCAGCCTCATAACACCTCACAGCATTACTAAAGTGTGGATGGGAGATAGAAagcatgaagctgctgggagctgAGAAAGTAGCGGGTGTGCAATTCACCAGTGCAATCAGAGATTTATGACGTCATCACTGACCTCAGCAAAACATCTATTAATGAACAAGTTTGTGATTTGTTTTAGAAAACTCTAAACAGGGAGGGGCCCAATTTCGGACTGCCCTTGTCAGCCAAGACAATTATTGTGGGCATCAGGaccctgcctcttcctctgccatGGACAATCACTTGGCTTTTCTCCTAGGCTCCAGGTTTGGAGCTGAAAAGGGTGAGGGGGTTGCTGAATGGCCTGTTTTGCACAGCAGCCAGGTTAACCTCTAGCCTTCCTCCCAACCTTGGAGCTGGGGAGGGGTCAGGGATTCCCTCCcacttctgctgctccaaagTTGCAAGAAGGCAGGCTGAAACAGGTTGGGCTCACCAGCGGATGGTAGCACACTCACCCCTGCAACCATGGTGAGTGAAGATGTGAAAGCAAGAGAGGGACATCTGCATAAATGGTTACAATTACATAATGATGACATCAGTAAACAAAAAGAGATTTACCTAGAAGTTAGGCTACTAAGTTCTACACCCAAAGATAATGTCTCTCAAATATACTTACAAAGACAAACAGAGCGGTGGTAGGGACTCGCACCTCTTTGCTTGCGCCTGGGTGTGCCTCCACATTATCTTGAGGGGTGGGGCATGAGGATAAAGAGCGTCTCCTGAGAAAGGGCACAACCAATGCATATAGTTAGGCACAGGTGGGAACCAGCTCGGTCTTCAAATTATAGGCAGGGAGATGATCCCGACTACACAATAGGGTAAGAATGGGAAGGAAGGGGCAGAGAGACTTAAGCCCAATTCAGGTATATCAGCAGTTGGGTGGTTACACCCACAGAGATGGCTTTGCATGGTTGGGACTCCCCTGGCTGCTATAATCTTTGCAACTGGCTTCTCCCATGGACCTGTTGGATGGCATGGTAACTTGAGGTTGTGGGCAGCCTGGGGAAGCACTCACCAACATTACAGCAGCCTTATGGAGTCCTGAGTTAAAACAAACCAATTCAAAGATCACTGCTAAGACAAGTTCCTGCagcttttcaatttattttaatgaaatgtttattttCCTCCCATATAAAGTAAATCCCACTTAACTGAAAAGTACATACTACAAATACTCCTCAGTCTAAAGCTCACATTGCATTTCTACACCTAGACATGGATCCTCAGCTCAGTGCAGGAAGGAACTACAATGAAAGGCCACAGCACAGTCATTGCAACTACAGTTAACTTAGCAATTAATTTTGCTCTCGCTTTTAACCCAGCCCCCATCTAAGAGGGTAAAGTGCACCTTTTAACAGGGAAGTCTTTTCACTGCTACAGTTAACAACATCAAAACAAGGCAGTTACTTCAACATCCCTCACTCACATGCTGGATTAAGTGTGAATAATTTCAAGCGAATTTTCACCTGGCAGTATCAGAAGAGTGATGTCCCAAAAGGGGAGACTCAGACAGACTGGAGGGAAAGATCAGAGGTCAGCACACAGCAGATGTAAGGAACAGGAAGTTGAAaacgaaagaaaaaaagggggcggggaggcagaaGCTAGGAAAAAAGGCTGAGATAAGGACAACTGTTTGCAATCCTTGCATCACTGAAATATTGGTGCATATTGTACCGATATGTAACAAAAGAGGCGAATGTATTCTAACCTACCCAAATATATTAGTGATAGAGTCCAGAAGGCCTCCAGCTGGCTGGGAGTGTCGCTTACTAAAGAGGAGGGGAGGACAGATTTAAATCTTGTTGTTCAAGCAGAGGTCAAAAACACACATAGCCCACAGCATGCAACAAGGAGAGCATTTCTCCTTGAACCCCAACTTCAAGCAGGAAATTCAAATTCAGGACAGTCAAAAAAGTCACCACGTTGGAactgaagaaataaaaatgctCGCACCACCAATTATGAATTGAGCGCAATTCATGTTGGCCtaacagcaggaagaggaggcacCTTACAGAGGTTTAAGCCGTTTAGACTTTGAGAATAAAATTAAGAATTTGTATTAAGAAATAAGTTTTCAGAGGTAAACAAAGCAATCAGATGGTTATGATCCACAAGAGGAGTttctacagaaatattttcatagCCAAATATGAAACTGAAAGAGTAGCTTCATAAGAAAAGgagatatttatatttttaaaataaaaattgtgataAGAGCTTTGGCCCACCAAGGATAGGGGAGATATAGACCTGTCTCTATCACTCTCTCTGTCTATCAGTCTTCCAAATACTTAAAGCCAGCCtgcttccttcttcccttccacCTGCAGTTGCTGCCACCATTACTGGGCTTTGCCACACCCAGACACAGAGTGATGAGTTAATTACAGCTCTCCAAAGCTGTGAGAGCCAATTTAGGTAGCTTTGCCATGGTCCTTTCAGTCAAGAGAAGAACTGTCTGCAACAGCTCCCCTCGATGCTGGCATTTGTAAGCCAAGAAATCACAAATACATCCACACTGGAAATAACAACTCTCTCAAAAGTATTTTCCCTTTCAGGATACAATAGCAGCAGTTCTCAAACCGCTGCACCATTAAGGATatgtgcaattcccccccccccttggaattCTTTATTAGCTTCTTGTGGGTTAGGGCGGGGGATCCATTATTTTATCCCCATTCTTCTTACCTGGCTGTTCGACTGACAGCGCGCACTGGAGATGTCTCATCAGCAGGGTCAGAGGTTTCATCCGCCAGCACTTCAATATCGTCATCCCTGGAGGACAGGATCATGCCTTTTTTGAATCATTTGAGAGTTGAAGGACATTCAGGCATTTGGGCTAAGCAACTCCCCGCCCTCTCAACAGAATTCATAAGCTTGCTACCTTATATGGCTAAAGGGAAAGTGCACTTTTACAGCCACCTTCTTTATGCACACTAAGGAATTATGGGAATAATTAGCCTAACGGTAAGGAGAGTTTTGCCactgatgttttatttgtttttattacctTTTGCTTTTCAGAGTATTTTTAGTGTGAAGCATTGGTTTTACCCAATCCAAACCTATGTTGCCTTGAGTGTCTAAGTAAGGTGGGATTCTACCCATTCTTTTCAGTCAAATTTTGCCTTTGAAATTCAAGCTGAGCCCGCATACAACATTGTTTGCATTTTACAAAGTGCGATTTCTGTGCACTCCAGGGataataaaagaaaatgagaaaaagcaAATTTGGACTCTATGTCGACGTAACCTCAAGCACAGAACTGATTAGCTTTCACATACTAGTAATTTAGatcaatatttaaaaatattttttgtagggttggttgtttttttttaactgtagtAAGTATAAACTAACAGCAGCTTTGTTACTTTCCAGGAAAGTAGGAAGTTCAATTTGATGTGGAAGCCTGAGGTGTCTTCCCTACCACTGTCTTGTGAATTCTCTCAAATCAGCAAGCCAAGGATAGCCCAGAATGGTTGGCTGGGGGTTCAGAGGTGTGCATGGACCACAGGTTAAGGACCCCTGATGTAGTGGAACATTTCCCTTTTCCAAAGAGGCTGCTGAAGGAGGAAAGGCACCATAGCAACAGTTCGccagcttccttttttcctgGTCCCCCACTGCATTCCCTAATGCTCACATTGCATGGACCTCCAGTTTCTTGACATCACAGGGAAACCCTCCCCATCTCTTATCTGTCTCATCCCTTTCTACAATCAAGTAATGCAACACTGTCAACTTAAAAGTTGTGAACTTATTTTGCATTCCTCCGTTCTCTTACAGGTAAAATTAAGAACCTTTCCCACCACTTGACTGCACATTTCAAAGTGCAGAATGCTAAAGCCAAAATTTAATGAAGAACATTCAAAGCTTGAACAGACCAGTAATGTTCATTGTGGGGTCTGTGTCTGCTTCCTAGGACTGGCGCATGGAGTCATTAGAGAAGAATGAGGTGAGGGAAGACTTACTGTTCAATTGGCAGTGGCTCCTTTGCAGCTTCTGCTAGTTCCTTCTGAAGCTTGGCTTGCCGTCTTCTACGAGGAAAAACAGAAATGCTAGGAAATCCTGTCATTGGCTGACATTCTCTGAAGGAATGTGCAAATGATTCAAAAATATCAAGAGTCCAATAATCAGAGGCTGAAATCCCAACTGTCTTActgaataaaaaaattccttccagtagcaccttagagaccaactaagtttgttattggtatgagcttccgtgtacatgcacacttcttcagatgcacagaagtcaccagacccttatatatagtgagagggtggagaggggtattactcagaagggtggtgggaataggtgattggctgatagatgtggtaaaccagttgacgactgttaatgactgcaattggtcttacaggaaaaaagcaagggatgagatggccaaaaatagctttatcgtgtataatgagataagaatccaatgtctctattcagaccaggtctctccatggttttaagtttgataATAAGCTggaattcagcaacttctctttccagtttatttctgaaattcttttgtaatattacagctactttgagatcttgtatagaatgtcctgggagactgaagtgttctcctactggtttctctgtcttacTGAGTTCAGTACAATCACCAAGAAGTGCTTCAATAAATATCTCTATGTCATATTAATTTCTACTGCCTTTCAAATGCTCTCCCAAAggagaaacaaaatcgaaaattctttctagtagcaccttagagaccaactgagtttgttcctggtatgagctttcgtgtgcatgcacacttcttcagataccatagtCAGTTggtctgactatggcagaccaacacggctacccacctgtaactggaactcccAAAGGAGGGTCAACTGATGTTCAAATTTTTTTGCATTGTATCTTAGATGTTTGTAGTTAAGTGTCAcagaaattgtttaaataaacaaataaaaagtacTCCAAGCAACTGAAACCATGTGGACCACCAGTGACATAGCTAGAACCAAGGATGCACCCAACCTACATACTTGCTCTTTCAGGTAGAGTTCAATCACATCTACAGAAGGTCACCTACCCATTTCTGGGACATGAGAATCACCAACCCACAAGGATTCAGTCTCAGTTTTTTGTCCCACCTCCAGCCCATTACAGTACCCAGACATCAGTTCAGTATTCACACAGCCTTCCCTAACTCAGACGGCGCAAAGAATACAACTGGGTGTCATCAGATGGTACCCAGCTCCAAACTTCACCCAATGCTTTCACACAGGAGACAAGATTAGCATTACAAGCATGCATGCAAACGAGGCTAGTGAGGACCAGTTGAACAGACACAAGCTGTATTACATAAACCATTCTTAAATTGCTCTACATTTAGATCGACTTCAATCTCAAAAAATGTCCTTCGCCATGATTCACCGAGTCATTAAGTGGCCAGGATTACTGGAAAAAATACTGAgatctacacacatacacacagagttTCTATGTTCACCTAGAAAAGATGGGGATAACGTTTGGGGAAATAAATTTTGGGGAGGGGCTTCTATTGCATATTTAAGCTCAACTCAAAAGGTTTTAACTGGCTGGTATCATACCTGGAATCTTTCTCATTTTCTGCATTGAGCCGATTAGCTTCTTGAGCTTTCTCTGCCATCCAGCGTGTTACCAGCTCTTGGTTATCTTCCGTAGTTTTTCTCAGTTTTTCCTCAAGGGCAGTAAAGGTAATCTGGAGTGCATCATACTCATCCTTAAGAGTCTGATTAGCTCTTTCAAGATCTTGTAGCTTGTTCCGCAGGTCCTGGCACTCTGTCTCTAGTTCAGATATCTTCTGCAAATATTCTATAATCCTTTAAGAGAGGCAACCCACATATTTATTATTTAGATACCTCTACCCCAGGCTAATGCTTAAACATGCCTCAGGCAGCTCACTACACTTAAAGATcaattctgaaagaaataaaaacagtcAGGCAGGTAGATAAAGCACAGTATTCAGAAAAGCCACCAGCTACCTGTCAGGGCAAAAACATGTCAGAATAAAAAggtactgtcagggaactgtcccaggctcagcgcagggtggaagggatctcaggatgctacagagagcctcagccccacctggacAGTAGgacttcctcttccagcagaggCAGCGGCGAcatctctagtggggaggggcagaccGCCCAGGGGCTgaagagccgaggctctggggatgttggagaggctctgcactcccctcgctcagaaGGCGAGCAGGGGGACACGCCATTTTTGTCGCCCCGAATGCGTACAGGGGTGTAACGCAAAGGGGAGGCGGGGATtctgtataccgaaactcttttgttggggtcagaactggaaggggccattcccggattctgccatcggttgatacagacatgaacttttagcTCTGCagtgtacatagtatgcacaataaaactaccaaaggaaaggtcggagtcttgcctgtttactcatgagcaactacctATGGACCTTACAGGTATTCACCCACCAGTGATAGCAGGAGAGGTGGGCATCCAAATTTCATGAGAGCAAAATGCTCCACAAAGTTGGTGTGGCCACTGAGAAAACCCTCTGACATTATTACAAACCATGCTTCtgctgtgggatataaataagggCTTCTTCACCTGTTCATAGAGAACAGGCAGGTAAGTACAGAATAAGGCAGTCCCTTCACTTATGATGGACCCAAGACATTTAAGACCCTAAAAGTAgtcaccaacacttttaattgagCCCAGAAGCAAAATGGTAGTGAGTGCCAGCTATGCAAGGCAGGTGTAATAAGATACCAAGGGTACCCACCCACCAACCTCcttgctgccacattctggactaCTGAAGCATCTGAATACTCTTCAACGGTATCCATATGTAAAGTACTTTGCAATAATCCAGTGTAACCAAGGCATGTGTTACCACAGCCAGGTCTGGCTTCCCCGGGAAAGGGCAGAGCACGTGCACCAGCCTAAACTGGGCAAAGACACTCAACTATAATGAGAATTCAACCAAAAATTGGCATCCAGCACCAAAATCAAATTCTCTAAGTAGTAAATGGGTTCTACTCACTTTGCATTATTCGTTTGCATCTCACTGTCCTTCTGttgtatttggtttttcaggTCAATCACAGACTGGGCCAACTGTGAAAGAAACTATGTTACTGAGGGAAAGCAACTATTAATACAGTCTACTTTTTGTGTTTGACTTTCCTCTAACCTCAgtgtttcattcccccccccccgaacactcAAGTATACATATACCTGCCAACTTAGCATAACATTTCATGCATGCTGAAATcgtactattatttatttaaatatttattaaaacatttattaaaaatgtttacTCTAGTCTTTAAAAACATATGGAATAGTCTATCTGCTAGACCCAAAGAGTTGCATTTAACAAACTTTTACTTAGAGTACATCTACCAGTAAAGTAATAACTATGACTTAGGTCTGTTGATTTCAAtgcgtctactctgagtaaaagttagctgaatacaacctaagtatctttattttttttccttgaagAGATATCTGCGTAATTATTAACCAATGTTATAATATTagtatacagtcaaacctcagatcTCAAAGAGCTCCATTTTTGAAtgctttggctcccgaacaccaaaaacctggaagtaaatgctttggtttcgaacgttttttggaacccaaacgtctgacgtggcttccattttgagtttcctTATTGAActgaggcttccgctttcagttttagactgtttcggaagtcgaatggtcttccagaatggattacctttgaaaaccgaggttctacTGTACGTAAGTTAAGACACACCTCATCTGAAGTACATGACACAATTAAGGAACATAAAAACTAACCTTCTGGGCACAAAGTGCGATAAGAAAAGCTTATTAAAATCCCCTTTTGGAGATCAATTTTCAAACTTCTGAATCCCACAGTAAGCCTATAATTACACATGGATAAAATGGGTCTCCTAACCTCGCCACGTTTCTTGTGCAGCTCTGTCAGCTCCTCTTGATGCTTAATTCTAAGTTGGGCTATTTCTTGCATGTGAGAATCATTCCTTGCACCATCATGTCCTGGACTGGAATTTTCCagaggatgagaaaagaaaaattCTGAGTTTTTAATTCACAAAGCATTTCAATCTACTTTTTATCCAATTCCCATAATCCATTTTTCCATCAAAATTTTTGTTTCAGATGGCTATCCCTATATTTAACAAATTTCACTTCATTTAAAAGAGTAAAATTAATATTTCAATGTAGAACTTAGATTACATAAGCAGAGCACCGTATCTCCATatcaaattttcttttttcctgttcgGTACACCAGTGATTTTATGTACTTTGTTGACCATTTTAGCTATGGGTGAATTGATCTCCAAGATAAATGGCCACAATTCCTGCAGATATAGTGAACATCCATTCTCTCTTCATACCTATCCTATATGGCTCAAAATAATACTAGCTAAACTTTTCAAAAACCTAGTATTACCAACACATTTAGCATATCATTTCTATCACTGGATATTAAATAACGTGCACccttccttgggagtaagcccaatgGTATTGAGGAGTTACATCCAAGaaaatatgtacagtggtgccccgctagacgaatgcctcgctagacaaaaaactcgctagacaaaggcattcgtctagcggaaggctgccccgcaagacaaatttgtcaatggggctgcctcgcaagacgaaaatttttttttttccatctagcgaaaaccgcgatttgcattggtgcttcgctagacggaaaaatcgctagacgaaaatactcgcagaacgaattattttcgtctagcgaggcaccactgtacagggacCAGACAATAACCATTATAGCAGTTCTTACCAGTAGTTTTAATAACTGCTATACTAGAGAGCCAAAATATATTCATATATTAAGAACATAAAAGccttgctgcatcagaccaaacaCCCATCAATTCCAGCATTCTGCATTCACAGTGATCAGCTGGAGGTCTATGGGAAGCCCTAGAAGGAAATgcatgcaacagcactctctcactAATACTGGAAGCAGTACATAGCCATTATGACAAATAGCCATTGTTGGTGGAAAGGGAACAACACCAGACACAGTAACCATCACTTGTACTGATTCAGCAAGTACCTGATCTCATGCCGGCTTGGCAAGTCATATTTTTCCACTTGTAGCTTGTCAGCAAGCACTGAATGGAAATCTGACTTCTCCAGGAGCTTGTTATCTAATGAGGAAGAGTtcagttaaaaacaaagcaaaagaaaccACCAGTTTTACAATCCAGCAATAAGATGATAATGTTTTAGTTACTATAACCTTTGCACCGGAAAACAACATTACAAAAGCAATGTTCTCCATACATGCTCTTATAAGTATAATGCAATTAAAGCAGGGCTGGCTACTTCAATCTGACTAAGAAAATTTCAAATACTCTCATCCAGACGACAAGTTGTTTACAATTCAGCCCAGCTCAGGAACCTGTGTTTGCAAGAATAACCTTCCTCACACACTATGGcctcacacacacaatcatttgGTTGGGGGGTCAGTTTTTAACAATGTATGCTGTTGGGGCTAAACTGGAGACTTTCAAACAGCCACCAAAACCTTTACTTACACTGCAAAATAATCTCTTCAAAGGCCTGTCTCTGCAGCCGGTCCCGTCGCCTCAATTCGTCCAGGATGTGCCGCTTCCAGGCGGGGAGGCTCGCTGCCCTGAGTCCAGAAGACATCTTGCCTTATCAGCCTCCCCAAGAGTTGAGCCGCTGGCCTGGCAGCACCTTCCCCCCCCTGCGAGGGGCTCTATGAAAGCGAAACGACGAGCCCTAAGAAACAAGCAGCCAGCAGAGGAGAAAATGAATCAAGCGGGCGCGGCGGTCGGttccagggaaagagagaaaacgaAAAGCGAACAAGAAGCACCAGGAGAAGGCGGCGGGATGGGCTGGGGAAAgcatggaggggaaagggaggcgTCCAGCTACCCTGAGCCGACTGGGGCTGGCCGTGGGAGAGGGACGGGTGAAGAGCTCACCGCCGGCTACTGAGGAGGAATGGCGCAGCCGCGGAGCTTCCCTCCTCTGCAGGGGCCCTTCGCCATTCTTCCCCCGGGCCGCAGCCCCCATCCAGACCCACGGCAACTTCCCGCAGGCGCTCTGTCGGTCCCGTTCGTATAGCGTAAAGGGGGACCTTCCCCTCCGGAGGCGCAGATTAATGACGTCAGCATGCTAGTTCGGTGCGCCTGACTGACTGTCTAGTTTCAGCGCCATTAGCAGTCATCCCGCCGTAGATGCACGCCCCTGATTTTCTCTGTTACTGTGTTTCCTCCTCCACGCGCTCTGCCCATTGCTGAGACTCTGCCTCATTTAGGAGAGTGGATTTAACAGACTGGCAAATAAGAAAGTcgactctgtaaaaaaaaatgtccgCGGGAAGAGGGCTTCCCTAAGCCGCTccgttttttgttttcttttttaatagtcTGTGCACCGACCGCCTTCTTGGGAAGGGATCCTGGGAAGAGGCGTTTCCGAAGCCGCCATCTTAggaagggaatggggggggggcgcaaaacaGATTTTGAGGGAGTGGACAATTGCGTAGTAGGGGAATTTCGACACGTTCTTCGCCTCGCCCGTATTCTGGTCGTCTGCAAATGAAAGCTGTGCTTTGTTCATCTCAGCTGGGCCAATTTTCCCCATTTCAAAACATGCTTCAAAGTTATCAGCTCCCCCACCGGCGCCTCccaaaggctcagagcccagaaaGCTGCTCCACTAATCCTCCGCaagagaaggaagcagcagtttttccacccccacccaggTCATTACACATTAGCCACACACTCCGGATGAGCACTAGTAAACCCTAGTGAGTTTCATGGGACATAGTGCCAGGTAACGGACTCCGAAGGGGTGACCACCGTGTTAGTCTCtcgcagcaaaagcaacaaagaatCTCACGGCACTTACAAGACGTAGCAGGACTGACGTTTTCGTCGACTATTGTATACTGCACTTCATCAGATGTATAAAATGTTGTCCTGAGTTGCAGATACATACTTACactagggaagggggggggggagagagattgtaAACAGTGtggtcagaaggaaa
The sequence above is drawn from the Lacerta agilis isolate rLacAgi1 chromosome 5, rLacAgi1.pri, whole genome shotgun sequence genome and encodes:
- the ATG16L1 gene encoding autophagy-related protein 16-1 isoform X4, whose protein sequence is MSSGLRAASLPAWKRHILDELRRRDRLQRQAFEEIILQYNKLLEKSDFHSVLADKLQVEKYDLPSRHEISPGHDGARNDSHMQEIAQLRIKHQEELTELHKKRGELAQSVIDLKNQIQQKDSEMQTNNAKIIEYLQKISELETECQDLRNKLQDLERANQTLKDEYDALQITFTALEEKLRKTTEDNQELVTRWMAEKAQEANRLNAENEKDSRRRQAKLQKELAEAAKEPLPIEQDDDIEVLADETSDPADETSPVRAVSRTARRRSLSSCPTPQDNVEAHPGASKEVRVPTTALFVFDAHDGEVNAVQFSPGSRLLATGGLDRRVKLWEVCGEKCELKGSLTGSNAGITSIEFDSAGSYLLAASNDFASRIWTVDDHRLRHTLTGHSGKVLSAKFLLDNARIVSGSHDRTLKLWDLRSKVCIKTVFAGSSCNDLVCTEQCVMSGHFDKKIRFWDIRSECVVQEMELLGRITALDLNPERTELLTCSRDDLLNIIDLRVSAIKQTFNAPGFKCGSDWNRAVFSPDGNYVAAGSADGSLYIWNVLTGKVERILSKHHSNSINAVAWSPSGAYVVSVDKGNKAVLWSEF
- the ATG16L1 gene encoding autophagy-related protein 16-1 isoform X2, whose amino-acid sequence is MSSGLRAASLPAWKRHILDELRRRDRLQRQAFEEIILQYNKLLEKSDFHSVLADKLQVEKYDLPSRHEISPGHDGARNDSHMQEIAQLRIKHQEELTELHKKRGELAQSVIDLKNQIQQKDSEMQTNNAKIIEYLQKISELETECQDLRNKLQDLERANQTLKDEYDALQITFTALEEKLRKTTEDNQELVTRWMAEKAQEANRLNAENEKDSRRRQAKLQKELAEAAKEPLPIEQDDDIEVLADETSDPADETSPVRAVSRTASKRHSQPAGGLLDSITNIFGRRSLSSCPTPQDNVEAHPGASKEVRVPTTALFVFDAHDGEVNAVQFSPGSRLLATGGLDRRVKLWEVCGEKCELKGSLTGSNAGITSIEFDSAGSYLLAASNDFASRIWTVDDHRLRHTLTGHSGKVLSAKFLLDNARIVSGSHDRTLKLWDLRSKVCIKTVFAGSSCNDLVCTEQCVMSGHFDKKIRFWDIRSECVVQEMELLGRITALDLNPERTELLTCSRDDLLNIIDLRVSAIKQTFNAPGFKCGSDWNRAVFSPDGNYVAAGSADGSLYIWNVLTGKVERILSKHHSNSINAVAWSPSGAYVVSVDKGNKAVLWSEF
- the ATG16L1 gene encoding autophagy-related protein 16-1 isoform X3 produces the protein MSSGLRAASLPAWKRHILDELRRRDRLQRQAFEEIILQYNKLLEKSDFHSVLADKLQVEKYDLPSRHEISPGHDGARNDSHMQEIAQLRIKHQEELTELHKKRGELAQSVIDLKNQIQQKDSEMQTNNAKIIEYLQKISELETECQDLRNKLQDLERANQTLKDEYDALQITFTALEEKLRKTTEDNQELVTRWMAEKAQEANRLNAENEKDSRRRQAKLQKELAEAAKEPLPIEQDDDIEVLADETSDPADETSPVRAVSRTASLSESPLLGHHSSDTARRRSLSSCPTPQDNVEAHPGASKEVRVPTTALFVFDAHDGEVNAVQFSPGSRLLATGGLDRRVKLWEVCGEKCELKGSLTGSNAGITSIEFDSAGSYLLAASNDFASRIWTVDDHRLRHTLTGHSGKVLSAKFLLDNARIVSGSHDRTLKLWDLRSKVCIKTVFAGSSCNDLVCTEQCVMSGHFDKKIRFWDIRSECVVQEMELLGRITALDLNPERTELLTCSRDDLLNIIDLRVSAIKQTFNAPGFKCGSDWNRAVFSPDGNYVAAGSADGSLYIWNVLTGKVERILSKHHSNSINAVAWSPSGAYVVSVDKGNKAVLWSEF
- the ATG16L1 gene encoding autophagy-related protein 16-1 isoform X1 produces the protein MSSGLRAASLPAWKRHILDELRRRDRLQRQAFEEIILQYNKLLEKSDFHSVLADKLQVEKYDLPSRHEISPGHDGARNDSHMQEIAQLRIKHQEELTELHKKRGELAQSVIDLKNQIQQKDSEMQTNNAKIIEYLQKISELETECQDLRNKLQDLERANQTLKDEYDALQITFTALEEKLRKTTEDNQELVTRWMAEKAQEANRLNAENEKDSRRRQAKLQKELAEAAKEPLPIEQDDDIEVLADETSDPADETSPVRAVSRTASKRHSQPAGGLLDSITNIFGLSESPLLGHHSSDTARRRSLSSCPTPQDNVEAHPGASKEVRVPTTALFVFDAHDGEVNAVQFSPGSRLLATGGLDRRVKLWEVCGEKCELKGSLTGSNAGITSIEFDSAGSYLLAASNDFASRIWTVDDHRLRHTLTGHSGKVLSAKFLLDNARIVSGSHDRTLKLWDLRSKVCIKTVFAGSSCNDLVCTEQCVMSGHFDKKIRFWDIRSECVVQEMELLGRITALDLNPERTELLTCSRDDLLNIIDLRVSAIKQTFNAPGFKCGSDWNRAVFSPDGNYVAAGSADGSLYIWNVLTGKVERILSKHHSNSINAVAWSPSGAYVVSVDKGNKAVLWSEF